A window from Dermacentor albipictus isolate Rhodes 1998 colony chromosome 10, USDA_Dalb.pri_finalv2, whole genome shotgun sequence encodes these proteins:
- the LOC135899963 gene encoding prophage side tail fiber protein homolog StfR-like has translation MRASIVPEPEVRVISPPDKPSFDDGRQPQTEGASLSGVTTHRALSRRRSSSVGSLSEGSGGVRRTPAGSVLEIHSSRHSWKGPNVADGGATSQDLKGNVIVAPAELMSLRRPLKRSHSKLQSTALKTSSLLSSSSSSKKKWTKHEGAKQEGTTEAHSEKDATKPGTSSSSGKTLRTSTASATGLSVTKAEHNEAADHTQPRPSSYAARSKGLPEKDANAKTQAEKGHAKSRTSSFSEATRRTSTASTTGPCALGAAVSAVHDEVRPAAPAPVAAKITGTTVDPASTKESHRSSSSTIMPGVTVSKDHASSRSHKRRASSSRRDSSRRVSKSTASDGPAVAAVSHGQAPAHAPGEEEVISKAPSSALAPHSKPPDTMIAASTTRSQNQPSCSVAAPVRIAAPAVSQEVVVPHTSRNGKASEAAAYASAPWKIQCAAPSATSSGEDDKMASRDKDVARGGKAAVDEQTTSHQPAGSN, from the exons ATGAGGGCGTCCATAGTGCCCGAACCAGAAGTACGCGTCATCAGCCCACCGGATAAACCCAGCTTCGATGATGGACGGCAACCGCAGACCGAGGGCGCCTCCCTTTCCGGCGTCACTACCCATCGGGCATTGTCCAGGCGGCGCAGCTCATCTGTCGGTAGCCTCAGCGAAGGCAGCGGAGGCGTGAGGCGAACGCCTGCTGGGTCCGTTTTGGAAATTCATTCCTCGCGTCATTCATGGAAGGGGCCAAATGTCGCGGATGGCGGTGCGACTTCCCAGGACCTAAAAGGCAACGTCATAGTGGCGCCTGCGGAACTGATGTCGCTTCGCAGGCCCTTAAAGAGGAGCCACAGCAAGCTCCAAAGTACTGCTTTGAAAActtcgtcgttgttgtcgtcgtcatcatcctcGAAGAAGAAATGGACCAAACACGAAGGAGCGAAACAAGAAGGGACTACCGAAGCTCACTCTGAGAAAGATGCTACCAAACCTGGAACGAGCAGCTCTTCGGGAAAGACTCTCCGGACATCAACGGCTTCGGCAACTGGACTGTCAGTGACCAAAGCTGAGCATAATGAGGCGGCTGATCACACACAACCGAGGCCAAGCTCCTATGCAGCCAG ATCCAAGGGCCTGCCCGAGAAGGATGCTAACGCCAAAACACAGGCCGAGAAAGGTCATGCCAAGTCCAGAACAAGCAGCTTTTCAGAAGCGACACGTAGAACATCGACGGCATCGACAACTGGACCGTGTGCACTAGGAGCTGCAGTGTCCGCGGTACACGACGAAGTCCGACCTGCTGCCCCGGCGCCTGTGGCTGCTAAGATAACCGGGACAACAGTTGATCCTGCCTCCACGAAGGAAAGCCACCGGTCTTCGTCATCGACAATTATGCCTGGCGTGACGGTGTCCAAGGACCATGCGTCGTCTAGATCCCACAAAAGACGGGCTTCCTCGAGCAGACGTGATTCCTCAAGACGGGTTTCCAAAAGCACGGCATCTGATGGTCCAGCTGTAGCGGCGGTGAGCCATGGCCAAGCTCCTGCTCATGCACCGGGAGAGGAGGAAGTCATTTCCAAGGCGCCAAGTTCGGCGCTGGCTCCACATAGCAAACCACCGGACACAATGATTGCGGCCTCGACGACCAGATCTCAAAACCAGCCGTCTTGTTCGGTCGCCGCCCCGGTTCGCATTGCCGCTCCTGCAGTGAGCCAGGAAGTTGTCGTTCCACATACGTCGCGTAACGGGAAGGCCTCCGAGGCGGCGGCCTATGCTTCGGCTCCGTGGAAGATCCAGTGCGCCGCCCCGTCAGCGACGTCTAGCGGCGAGGACGACAAGATGGCGAGCCGAGACAAGGACGTGGCTAGAGGCGGGAAGGCTGCCGTGGATGAGCAAACGACCAGCCACCAGCCCGCCGGCTCAAACTGA